Sequence from the Flavobacterium sp. J372 genome:
TTGGAACACCTTCGATACCAAAACTGTATTGTTCATCGACAAAATCTAAAAAATTAATATCTAAAGAAGGTAATTCATATTCGGCATACTTTCTAAAATCGTTAAAAGTAATTGTGTCAATATGCAGTTGCCCATCAAGTTTATATATTGAATTTGTTCGCTGGAGCAAAATCTTTAACGGTTCATAAGGATCAGGCAGTCCATTATTTAATATTAAATTATTGTTTGAGAATAGTTCCCACATAACTATCAAATACGCAAAAATTCCTTCAAATGAACGCGGTCCGCTAAAGTCAGTTCCCTTGTTACGTAAATCTGTAATAAAAGTTTCATATGTAGGTGTATTATCGTAACCATCCTCACCAGATAAATATGTTAGTAAATTGTGATTGCTCTTATCTATTATATTTAATTCCCCTGCTTCTCCAAAATAAAATTTCCAAAGCCTGAGCCTTCTTAAATATTCCCTAAACAACAAAACATTTGATACCCTCGATACGGAGTGGTGTGGTCTTTCTATCGTAGAAATTTCTCTAACTGCGTCAATATATTTTTGCGTTTCCATTTTACTATAGGTTATATAAGATCTTGTCCAAGTAACGACGAAATCCCTAAAACAAACTTAATAAATGTTTAGGATGTCCAGTCTCTCACAAGACATGCCAGAATAATGCTATCTCCCGAATTCGTTTATAACAAGATCATACTGCCACCGTCATGGAAAGTGTTTACGCGTAGCACCATCTTTATTCTTAAACTTACGACTATTCAGCCAAGTACACAATAAATTAATGACATCTACGTCGCCCGTAACAAAAAATTCTTTCCATTGCTTAACTATGGTACTAAGGGATAAGCGAACTGATAATATTCAAAACCCTGCCAGGTGAAGAACCGGCCCGGTTGCCCAATTGTTTGTGGGAATATATCTGCCTGGTCCTGCTGTTCATCATAAATCATTACGCAGATACCGCTGCTTGCATAATGAAACCTATATTTTAGCTCTCCCTCAGCATCGTAATAATACTTTTCTGTACTTTCATAAATTGGGGTATTAGCCGGAAGATTGTAGTTAAGATAGCATATTGTATTATCATTTATATCGCGTACATATACCGTCTTACCCACTAAAATTTCAAATTTATAATTTAAATGAAAATAGACTGTAAAGTCATCCTGAAAGTATTTGTATTTAAAAGATGCATTTGGGTCAACTTCTAAGATCTTATTTGTTTTACTTAGAGAATCAACATAGTATAAGGTACTGGACAGTTCGCCATTTACAAAGAATTCCTCCTTATCTAAATGTTGGTCAGTATATACCTGCCTAACATATCTGTTCAATGATGAAAGTTGTGCTGAACTAATCTCATTCTGCAATTCATTTGTGTATTTTATTATTGTTGCCATTTAATTAAATAGGGTCGGATAACATAACAGTAAAAAAGTAAGCTCTATTTATATACCTTGTAACTAAATCCAATGGTAAGGCTTATCCTTACGGTTCATATAAGCCACCATCTGCTCTTTTGAAAGTTCAGGAAAATATGATAGGGCGTTATCTATAGCGATATTGGTCATAAAAGTAATTTCCTGTTTCAAAGCCTTAATAACCCTGTCATAGCCGTAAAAGCGCACTAATTCATCAACCTCTTTTTGCTGGCCACGTTCAATAATCCTGTCAATAACCATTTTGTACGCTTCTTCCCAGTCGATTTTCTCGAACTTATATTCCCAAAAGAATTTAGGATGGAAGTTTGGTACTATGGTATCTGATCTTTTCATAAGTATAAAAATATTGAAATTATTATTCATTAGCAAGGCATTACCTCCTGAATCCCTTACGTTTTGACCAGGCCGGGTTTATGTTCTCTTGCTTTTTACCAATACTTTTAAATTGGGCACCAATATTAATATTGGCTTTTCTCAACCTTTCTTTTACAACATTCCATTTAATCTCCTTTCCGTCCGGGGTTTCAACGCCCTGGAATGAAATGATATTATCGTGGTATAGTAATCCATTACGGGCAATGTAAGGATTAGTGTTATACTTTTTCTGGTAGGCACTCAGGTAGGTTTGCAACGGATTATACTCCAGTAAATAATACATATCCACAAAATCTTTATAGCGTTTCCCGCTTTGCACAATAGCATGTAATTTCATTGCACCAATATCCTCAATTGAAATAATCCGTATATTTTCAATAGCCTCAACAGGTTTTACATATGGGTATTTGTGAGAAACCAAATCCACTTTAATATCATTGATAAAGGTCATAATGGAGTTGGTGTTATATTGTGATGTTTCTGCACCATAGCGGTTTTCAAGATACCGTAATGTACTTTGGGCGTCGAAATTATTCACTGAAAATAAATCAATATCCACACTCATTCGGTGGCCTATCCTGAGGCTAAGTGCGGTGCCGCCGACCATTACAAAATCTTGCAGAATTTCATCTTTCATCAGCGTATGCATGAGTTCCCACATTGCAGGACTTACTGTATTTTTATATAGCATAAATTAAACTTTTCGGCAAATAGCCTGAAAAGAAGCTTTGCTATGTATTATTGTCTCTCTGTAGCTGCATTTGGCAGCACTGGACTTCCGGGTTGTTTTTAACTTTGCTTCCTGTAGATCAACTATACAGGCCTGAGAAGGTCAAATCAGTCCAACGAAAGACATTTATTCTTTTACATTTATTAAGAAACTACATTGGTTGCTTTCTGATAAATTCAGCATGCAGCATAACAGAACAAATAAAACGCACAAAGGAGGCAGACATCCTAAAGATGATCCTGCCATATTTCGCTATTCTATTTCGCTGACCGCCGAAGAAAATGCACATTTCCTTTCACTCTTTGAGCAATCAGGAATGAATGTAAAAGCCCATTTCATTACCGCATGTATTTTCCAAAAGACGATTTCCACAATAACCATTGACAAATCAGCAATGGACTATTATATGAGGCTCACAACATTCTATGGACAGTTTAGAGCTATTGGGGTAAATTACAACCAGGTAGTGAAAATGCTTTATAAAAATTTCTCTGAAAAAAGGCAGCAGCCTACCTGTATAAACTGGAAAAGCAAACTGTGGAACTGGTAATACTCAATCAAAAGATAATTGCCCTGACTGCTGAATTCGAGCAAAAGCACCTAAATAAATAAGTTCAATGGTAGCGAAAATCAACAGGGGAAAAAGTTTGCTCGGAGCAATCAAGTACAACCTTGAGAAAGTCGATCAGGGAAACGGTAGCATACTTTCGACTTCAAAAATTATAGAATCTGCTGATGGCAGTTACAACATCGACCAATTCTCCCGTTCGTTCCAACCCTATTTAATGGCAAACCGAAAGACAGAAAAGCCAATCCTGCATATTTCCCTGAACCCGGACCCGAAAGACAAAGTAAGTGCCGACACTCTACGGGAACTTGCCCAGGATTATATGCGTCAGATGGGCTACAGCAACCAACCCTTTGCAGTATTCAAGCATACAGATATTGACCGTACCCATATCCACATCGTATCGGTTTGTGTAAACGAGCAGGGCAAAAAAATTTCTGACACATTCGAGAAAAAGGCGCTCAATGGATGCCTGTCGCAAATTGGAACAGCAGTACAACCTGATAAATGCCACACAGCTAAGGAAAAACGAAGACAATACGATATTTCGTCCTGTTGATTATAGTAAAGGCGATGTAAAAAGCCAGATAGCCGCTGTTATCCGATACCTTCCGAAATATTACAAATACCAAAGCTTTGGCGCATATAATGCGCTGCTTGCGGGTTTCAACATCACTGCCGAAGAAATCAAGGGAGAATACAATGGCAAGCCAAAGCAAGGAATGGTTTATTTTGCTATATACGAAAACGGCGAGAAAGTGAGTAATCCCTTTAAAGCTTCATTGTTTGGCAAAAGTGCGGGTTATGCGCTACTGCAATCTCATTACAGGCAGTCAGTAGAAATATTGAAAACCCATACTGTAAGGGGCACGTTGAAAAATACCATAGAACAAGCAATACGAGATACTTCCAATGAAAAGGAATTTAAAAAATTGCTTACAACACAAGGCATAGACATATTTATCCGTAGGAATGCTGAGGGACGCTTGTATGGAATAACTTTCATTGACCACAAAACTAAAACTGTCTGGAACGGCTCGCAATTAGCTAAAGAGTTATCCGCAAATATATTTAATGAATTGTGGAATAGAAACAATGATAATCTGGGCATAGATGAAAAGAGAGATAACGATTTCATTAATGAGACATCAGGACTGCCGATGGAAGATTACAATATACAGGATTCAGAAACTAATAGTTCAATCATAAATGTAAGCGGATTATTACCGGAAAGCCAGGGTGAAGACTACGAGGAAATGGTATTTGAAAATCTAATGAAGAGAAAGAATAAACGCCGGACTAGATAGCGTGAAGCTATTGAAATATCTTTACCGTTTTGACATGTAGCGACAACGGAGCGTTATGTCAAATCGGTAATTCCGATTTGTAAAATAAAGGCTGTTCCGACAAAGGAACTGCCTTTGTTTTATAGAGAAAAAAACAAAGTGCTTGATGTCATTAGCCATGTACAGACAAATTCCGCCATAAACTCCGATAAATACCATTAAAAGAAGAATCTGATTAATTTGCTTTCAATTAAATTGAAGGACTATGAATATAGATTTAGTGACGAAGGATGATCTTCAAAAATTTAAGGAAGAATTGCTTGAAGAAATCCGTCATTTCCAGATGTACCCACGCAAGCGAGGGGAAGAGCCAAAAGCATGGCTTAAAAGTTATGAGGTAAGAAAGCTGTTAGGAATTTCGGCAGGGACATTGCAAAATTTACGTGTGAACGGCACATTGCCGTTCAGTAAGATTGGTGGCCTAATGTACTATCGTTATGACGATATTCAAAAACTAATGGAGAAGGTACGTTGAGAGATTTGAAATCAATTTTAAAGTTTTCATTATCTATTAATAGTATTTTTTTAATACAAATATTATTAAGTAACTTTGAAAAGTACTGTTAAAATATTTACAATGCTGGAAAAAGAAAAGATAAACAAGCTTCAAAATATTTCAAAGGAAACAGAAATCCATGAATTATTAAAAGAATTGCTCCCCTACATGGGTTACCAAAATGTAACAATTACCCACGAAAGTGGAAATGTACCTGAATATGGAAAAGATTTAATTGCATCATTACCTGACAAAATTGAAGAGATTAATGAATGGACAGCTTTTGTTGTTAAGAAGGGTGATATAACGGGAACTTCACGAATGAATGTAGAGTTACAAGCCCAGGTAAAGGAATGTTTTGACTATGCCTATGAATCATTAAAATATGGAAAACTTAATATTGCTAAAGTCCGCATCGTGACTAATGGAAAAATTAATAGCGGAGCAAAACAAAAATTTTTTAAAGATGATTTTTATAGTAATGCTAATGTTATTTTTTGGAGTTATGAAGAGTTAGTAAAATACATTGACAAGTATTACCCAAGGTTTTGGCTTAAAGGCTCGAAAAATTATAAGCATTATATAGAGTTATTTCAAACCAGAAATAAGTATGATGACTTTGCAAAAACACTTAGCCTTAATGATTTAAAAATTGAGAGACTGTTAAAAAATACTATAAGATTGAAATTGGCGGAATATTTTTATGATGAAGATAATGGCCAATTCAGAAGAAAATGGTTTGAAGTTGAAGATTTAAATAAACTAAAAGAATGCTCTCTAATTGTAGGGGAATCTGGATCGGGGAAAACGACATTATTTAAACAAATCGCGAACAATATTATTTACGAAAACTCAATCAGAAATGACTTTGAATTTTATCCTATAATATTAAAATTTAAAGATCTTCAAGATAATGAATTCGATGTAAATAAAACAATTGAGCAATATTTTCAACAAGAGGCCTATCAATCCTTAAGTTTTGACGTGGAAGCATTATTTGAGAAGAAAAATTTTATTTTGTTTATTGATGCTTTAGATGAAATTGGAGATAAAGAAAATAAAGAAAAGGCCCTGGCAGCCGTTAAAACATATCATGAAACAAATTCGACGATTCAAATTTTCTGTTCCTCTAGAAATTCCGACTCTCTATTAGGCACATGCCGACAACTAAATTTTCGATATTTTGATATAATAAATATTTCAATTCAGCAGGCAGAAACATTTATAGATAGATATTTTGATGGAGAAGAACTCAAGGGCAAGCGCTTAATTAAATCCTTAAAAGACTCACGTATATTAGATAAGCTGCCGAAAACTCCGTTAACGCTCACATTATTGACATCTCTTTTTGATGAAGATGGATTTGAAATTCCGGCCACAATATCAGATTTATACAAATATTTCGTAGATGTTCTATTGAATAAGAATATTAAAGAAAATCATCTGGATTTATTGAAAGTCGGTGTTCACAGGAGTGTTCTATCATTTATTGCCGAATATTTACATACAAAAAGGATTAAAACTATTTCAAAATCAGATTTAAATGAGTTAATAGTTAATTTTGCAAACGAGCGTGGTCAAAAATATAATGTTTCGGAACTTTTAAATGACTTGGTTCAAGACATCAATCTGCTAATTGAAAATGAACGGGGAGAAATTGAATTCAAACATCTTTCGTTTCAAGAATATTTTACAGCTTACCAGTTCTACAATCATAGCATAAATGGTAAATCCGAATTCATAAATAATTTTAATGATGTTTGGTGGCAAAATGTTGCAATATTCTATGCGGGGATGACAAAAGATTCACCACAGTTGATTGAAGACATCATATCCAATTCCATACCTCAAGATTTTCATGAGTATATCGTAAATGTAAGTGGATTAGGATATTTAATCCAAGCCCTTTACAACACACCAGTTGAATACAGAAAAAAAGCAATTGTAAAAAATTTAGAAAGTATTCACGCAGCGTTAAAATTTATTACGAATACTCAGGATGAAAAGTATTCAGACATAAAATCTTTTTTACATACAACATATGGCGCTAATAAAATTTTAGCTTTCTGGTACGAATTTCATCATTCTTCCGTAACATTAAAGGAACTTTTAAATACTTTGTTTAACGAAATGTTGGAGATATTGGCAGCTAATCAGTTTATGTCAATCGAAGAAAAAAATGATTATGAATATTCCGCTTATTTAGTAGCTGCTAGTCTTCTAAATATTGAGTTTGATGATTTTGATAATTATTTTAGATTGCTAAATGTTACTGGAAGTGATAATTTTGTTGTCCAGGGATTAATTGAATCAGATTTTAATAATAAATTTAAGACTCTTACAAAAGAAGAAAAGAGGCGAAAAAGTATAAAGAAATTTGAAACAAGACTTTCTTTCTTAGATAATAAGAAAATTGATGAAAATGTCAATGTAACACTTAAAGATGGAGCTAGAATTAAGAAACCCAGACAATTCAAAAAATAATCCTCTATGGAACAATCTAAGAGTATATAATCTCATATATTTTGTTGCATTTTATATTAAAAACATTTACATTTGCCCCCGTAATCGTTTAAAGCTTGCTGCGAGTAAAACGGTGAGCGGATTTACAACGGGATAGTCAACATATTGATTTTATGATATTTGCGGCGGTAGGGAATCGTCCTGCCACCCCGACGGATAAAAATCCCGATGTACATCGGGATTTTTTTTAAATAGCATTGGTACTTTTGTATCAGGGTTGCGTAGCTCAGCTGGATAGAGCACCTGCCTTCTAAGCAGGCGGTCACAGGTTCGAATCCTGTCGCAATCACAACGACCCGTTCAGAAATGAACGGGTTCTTTGTATAAAGAACTAAGCCATATACCTTCAAATGAAAAACTTTTACCCGCTGCTGGTTACTATCCTGCTTTCTGCTATCACATCTACAAATGCATACGCTCAACCACAAAAAGGGCAATTTATAAATGCATCAATTGGGTTGGGACTGGCGGCACCATATGATGAGGCAGATGTGACCGGCGACGGCTTTTACGCACAGGCTGAATATGTTTGGGCACCAAAAAGGTGGTTTGGAATACGCCCATATGTTGGGGTTGCGACCGCCTCAGGCGAATCTGATGAAAATGGATTGTACAAGTCGAGGATTAAATCAAATGCAGCGTTGCTGGGCGCTAAGGTAAGGGTGGCAGCACCGATACCTTACGTTGCTCCATTCATAGAAGCAGGTGTGGGTATGTCTTTAGGTTCATTTGAGACCCGTACACAATTTACAGATATAGAAAAGTCAGGCGTGGTCATGCATATTCCGTTTTCGTTGGGTCTGGCAATTGGCCGCAGACATAATTATGAGATAAAGTTTACGTATTATAATCATGAAGCTGTAAAACAATATTCAGGCGCTGCAGCATTAGGGTTTTCTTTCCCAATTGGTACTGATGAAAAATAATACACATTAGCAAAAGTAATATACAGTCTTCCATTAATCTCTTAGCAATTTTTAACCTGCAATGCCACACTTAATGCTTGCCGCCCCAAAACCACACACTGCATAAGCATATCAATAGTTATTCTTACCGATTCTTTATATCCCGTCAGTGTTGGGTGCGACCCAAGGTCTGAACGCAGTGTAATGACGTGAGCGTCTCTTATATAATCAAAGTTGGCTGTCGTGCCGTTCCCGAGCTCTCTTGAGCCAGAGGGGACATGTTGTATTATCTCTACAGTTTCTGCAACCAAGGCATCAACATCACGATGTGTCACAGCGTTTTCAATTTTACTTTGTAATTCATGCAATTGCTTTACAGCATCAAGTTGTAATTGTGTAGGCTTATGATAAACAGTCATCTAATTCTTCGCAATTTTAGGAACTTCAATATTTGAATGTTACCTTATTTTACGCAGTGTCAAGTTATATGGTTTTCTTTAAAAGTAATTTTAGCATTTAGGCTGAGAATACTTTTCAATACAAAAGAGGCTCACCTATGTAAAAATACCCGACAACTAAAATACCGTATTTTTGCGTATAGCTTGATTAACAATTGGTTATAATTTTACACAACTAACTAATAGATATTCAATCATGGCTAAAAGATTATTACTTACATTCATTGGTGTTATAGGCTTTATGTTCCTTCTTTCTATGATTATGGCAACAATTCAGTACGTGAGATTATACTAAAACTACCCCTTCAACACAATATTATGTAAATTTATATTATTTAAAAAATAAATATATAATACTATATAATTGATTTTCACACCTATATTGATTAGTTTTGCCTGAAACCTTTTATTTAAAAAATGGTTATTAAACGAATTCTTCATATCTTAATCGTTCTTGGTTTCCTGGGAACTATATTCTATTTTGCTACTTCAGGATTTACACGTCCGGCAGCAAAAACAAAGGATTATATTGATCCTAACTTCAGCCAGCTTTACGGTACGCCAGACAAAATTGAGCTTACTAAAGAATTATACAACGTTGTGGGTGCAAAAAACATCGCCTTAAACGCTAACATAGACGGGCGCACCATAGTAGTTACCGGCAGTATGGAAAATGATAACCCTGACGAACCCTATACTGCAGAGAAGATACATAAAACAATAGTCCTTGTACCAATTACTATTTTCAGGAAATTTGCCGATGTACAAAGGGTGCGCTGTATAGTTAGCCACAACAGCCGCAACTACGGCATTGATGTAACACGTGATGCGTTTGAAGACTTTGTCGGCATTTCTGCTAATAACCCTGTAAACAACTGGGAGTCAAATGTTCTAAGCATGGTGGTTTATGATAAAATAAACCGTGATAACTTCATGGATTTGCACGGGCTTTATAAACCGGAGTATTAGAGATAAGTTATTCAGGTTTTTTCAGGCTTTCTATTATAGGTACAGGATTTTCGGCAACATATTTATCCCAGACTTTTGCATCGTAAACATGCGGTTCATCAAAAGCAAACTCCTTTTCAAAAGCTTCATCAAATTCAGTTTCTGCAATTTCAGCTCGTGTAAGGCATAAATATTCCGTCCTGGTAATTATATCGCCTTCAACTTTAATGTCATATGACACTTTTTCTTTACCACCATCAGTAATCTCGATGAATTTTAAGGGACGGTTTATATACATATAAGCGCCTTCGTCAGAACTGGCGTATTTAAGGTAGTAACTTTTATCGCAGGCCTTTTGTTCATACACGAGTGTACCCTTACTTATGTTGTCCGCATGTTTGACACCTAAAATAAATTTAAGGTTAAGCCCGCTTTTTACCTTGCCGTCCGCAAGCTGGTAATCTACCCGTACTATAGCGTAATCTGTAGGCGAGATATATAAAGTGCCTGCATATTTTGCCTTTCGTTTACGCGGACTGAAATTTATTCTATATAAATAGTTCCCTTCTTCATAATTTGAGACACCTGCAAATGTATACTCATAAAGCTCTTGTTTGGTAACAAAGTCATGATTGTACGTAAGATTGCTTTTTGCAGAAACCCCTATGATTTGCGATTTTGCACCCCTCAGGTTAGGGTTCTCTCGTTTTACTTTTTTGCCCCCTATTACTGTATCACGTGTACCGAATATGCCGCTTTTGATACGATATAATTTTGTAGTGTCAAGGTGGCTCATCAATAAAGCCATGCCTCTGAGTTCTGTATCTTCAGGCGTGGGCGCTAACTTGTCTTCTTTAAAACTTATACCCTTCCGGACCAAAAGTTTACTGTTGAATATCTTCTTACCGTTAACTATTTGAATGGCGGTGTAATAATCTGCCAGCATATCAGTTACTTTTTGTGGCGGATGCTTAATGAGATTGCTTGTAAAAACCTTTAATTCAGCATTTACTTTATCCAGGTCTTTTTTGGCTACTTTAGTTGACTTGCTCATTTCAGCTTCAGCCTGTATTGGTTTACACAGGGTTGATGTTCTAATAAATAACGTATTTTTAATTGGACTAGCTGCACCCTTGTAATTAGTAGCAAGATTGCGCTTTACAAGTGCCATGATGGTATCAGGATTTCGGCTGATACTTTTGACTGCAACTTCCTGCAGCTCATAAGCAATAGGTCCAAGCTTTAATGTCAATTGGTTTTGGCGCAATTGCATCAGGGTCATCGCTGCTTGCTGATATCCCAGATAACTGGCAATAATTAAAGTATTATCAAATTCCTGGTCTTTTGGCAGTATAGCAAGCCCATCATCATTGGTTACTATTCGGATGTTGTCAATTCTTAGAGTTGCCTGAGCCAGGCCTTTACCGGTTCGTGCATCTGTTACCTTAATAGTTGTTTGGGCAGAAGTTTTTATAAGTGCCAAAAAAAATATCAATAGTAAAAGTTCTCTAAGCATAGTATTGATTGGTTTTAATCTTGTAACGCCGACACAGGTATAAAAATTATAACGTTTATTTTCTTACAATAGAGCATAAATGAATTTCATTCTTCCTTTCTCTAAATAATTTTGAGGGGTTACAAACGTGGCAACAAAAGATTTTGACCAAAATCAAATTCAGATGCTCCAGGATAAACTTTTTTAACAATAATTTTAAAATTGGAGTTGATTTTGATTAAATTCGCAACTTCAACACAAATAAGACGATTCAAATGAGCAAAAAAGTAGTTATAGTATCAGCCGCACGTACTCCTATAGGTAGCTTTATGGGGGGGTTATCAACAGTAACGGCTGCTCAATTGGGTGCCGCAGCAATAAAAGGCGCTCTAGATAAAATAAACCTTGACGGCAAGCATGTAGATGAAGTTTTGATGGGTAATGTAGTGCAGGCCGGTGTTGGCCAGGCTCCGGCAAGGCAAGCTTCGCGCGGTGCAGGGCTTCCTGATAGCGTTGTGGCAACAACAGTAAATAAGGTTTGCGCTTCAGGTATGAAAGCGGTAATGCAGGGCGCTCAGGCCATTATGTGCGGCGATGCCGATGTAGTGGTTGCCGGCGGAATGGAAAATATGAGCCTTATACCTCACTATGTACAAATGCGTACAGGCGTGAAATTTGGCGGCGCTACAATGATTGACGGACTTCAGAAAGACGGCCTTAGCGATGCTTATGATAATAACGCAATGGGTGTTTGTGCAGATGCATGTGCAACGGAATACAAGATAAGCCGGGAAGAACAGGATGCTTTTGCTATTGAATCATACAACCGCTCTGCAAACGCGTGGAATTCAGGGAAATTTGATAATGAGGTTGTTCCGGTAGCTGTACCACAACGTAAAGGTGACCCGATAATGGTGACTAAAGATGAAGAGTACACTAACGTAAAGCTTGACAAAATACCTGCACTTAACGCTGCCTTCACTAAAGAAGGTACGGTAACTGCAGCCAATGCTTCTACAATAAATGATGGTGCTGCTGCGCTTGTGCTTATGAGCGAAGAAAAGGCTAATGAACTGGGCCTTAAGCCACTTGCCTACATAAGGTCTTACGCTGATGCTGAGCAGGAACCGAAATGGTTCACTACTTCGCCTGCCAAAGCGCTGCCTAAAGCCCTTGACAAAGCAGGGCTTACTAAAGAAGATGTTGATTTCTTTGAATTTAATGAGGCATTTTCTGTAGTAGGTATTGCCAACACTAAGATATTAGGCCTTGACCCTGCAAAAGTCAACGTAAATGGCGGTGCAGTTTCTCTTGGCCATCCGCTAGGTTGTTCAGGTGCGAGAATCATAGTAACTCTTCTTAGCGTATTGGAGCAAAATAATGGCAAAATAGGTGCTGCAGCTATATGCAATGGCGGCGGCGGCGCTTCGGCGATTGTGCTGGAACGTGCATAATTTTTTACAGAAAAAAGCTTTTCAACATATTGGCGCTGCTTTAAATTACCGCTATATTTGCGTGAATTGAAGCAGCGTTTTTTGTAGGCAATAATCAATAGACAATAAAAATATAAAATTTGATGTTCGGTATATGTAACCTTGCTATTGTTCCTCTCCGGCTTGAACCAAGCGACAGGAGTGAAATGACATCACAGTTACTATTCGGCGAACATTTTAAGGTTTTAGAACAGACACCTAAATGGTCTCGCATTGAGCTCGCTTTTGACGGCTACAACGGCTGGATTGACAATAAGCAATTCCGTGAGATTACAGAGGCTGACTATGAAAAACTGACATTGGGTGAAATAGTATTAAGCGGTGACCTTATTGAATATATTTCTACGCCAAAAAACGGCCTGATTACAATACCTTTAGGAGCTACGCTTTCTTTCTTAAACAGCACTATAAATACAGAGGGTTTTGCTTTTGACGGCACATCGGTTTCAGGAATCAAAACTAAAAAGGATCTTATTGAAACTGCGTTTCTTTACATGAATTCACCATACCTTTGGGGCGGACGTACACCTTTTGGAATTGATTGTTCAGGATTTGTGCAAATGGTTTATAAAATAAACGGTTTCAGGCTTCTACGGGATGCATCGCAGCAAGCCACACAGGGTGAAGCCCTCAGTTTTATTGAAGAAAGCGAACCTGGTGACCTTGCTTTTTTGATAATGAAGAAGGCCGCATCATTCACGTAGGCATTATTATGGAAGATAATTATATTATCCATGCACATGGCCAGGTTCGTATTGACAGGCTTGACCATCTTGGCATCTATAATATTGACACTAAACGCCATACACACAAATTGCGCGTTATAAAAAAGATAATTTAAGTATATCTGTTAACTTTTTTTATAAATTAGCTGTATAATTCAGGCATACATTTTGC
This genomic interval carries:
- a CDS encoding nucleotidyl transferase AbiEii/AbiGii toxin family protein; this translates as MLYKNTVSPAMWELMHTLMKDEILQDFVMVGGTALSLRIGHRMSVDIDLFSVNNFDAQSTLRYLENRYGAETSQYNTNSIMTFINDIKVDLVSHKYPYVKPVEAIENIRIISIEDIGAMKLHAIVQSGKRYKDFVDMYYLLEYNPLQTYLSAYQKKYNTNPYIARNGLLYHDNIISFQGVETPDGKEIKWNVVKERLRKANINIGAQFKSIGKKQENINPAWSKRKGFRR
- a CDS encoding relaxase/mobilization nuclease domain-containing protein gives rise to the protein MVAKINRGKSLLGAIKYNLEKVDQGNGSILSTSKIIESADGSYNIDQFSRSFQPYLMANRKTEKPILHISLNPDPKDKVSADTLRELAQDYMRQMGYSNQPFAVFKHTDIDRTHIHIVSVCVNEQGKKISDTFEKKALNGCLSQIGTAVQPDKCHTAKEKRRQYDISSC
- a CDS encoding helix-turn-helix domain-containing protein yields the protein MNIDLVTKDDLQKFKEELLEEIRHFQMYPRKRGEEPKAWLKSYEVRKLLGISAGTLQNLRVNGTLPFSKIGGLMYYRYDDIQKLMEKVR
- a CDS encoding NACHT domain-containing NTPase, which produces MLEKEKINKLQNISKETEIHELLKELLPYMGYQNVTITHESGNVPEYGKDLIASLPDKIEEINEWTAFVVKKGDITGTSRMNVELQAQVKECFDYAYESLKYGKLNIAKVRIVTNGKINSGAKQKFFKDDFYSNANVIFWSYEELVKYIDKYYPRFWLKGSKNYKHYIELFQTRNKYDDFAKTLSLNDLKIERLLKNTIRLKLAEYFYDEDNGQFRRKWFEVEDLNKLKECSLIVGESGSGKTTLFKQIANNIIYENSIRNDFEFYPIILKFKDLQDNEFDVNKTIEQYFQQEAYQSLSFDVEALFEKKNFILFIDALDEIGDKENKEKALAAVKTYHETNSTIQIFCSSRNSDSLLGTCRQLNFRYFDIINISIQQAETFIDRYFDGEELKGKRLIKSLKDSRILDKLPKTPLTLTLLTSLFDEDGFEIPATISDLYKYFVDVLLNKNIKENHLDLLKVGVHRSVLSFIAEYLHTKRIKTISKSDLNELIVNFANERGQKYNVSELLNDLVQDINLLIENERGEIEFKHLSFQEYFTAYQFYNHSINGKSEFINNFNDVWWQNVAIFYAGMTKDSPQLIEDIISNSIPQDFHEYIVNVSGLGYLIQALYNTPVEYRKKAIVKNLESIHAALKFITNTQDEKYSDIKSFLHTTYGANKILAFWYEFHHSSVTLKELLNTLFNEMLEILAANQFMSIEEKNDYEYSAYLVAASLLNIEFDDFDNYFRLLNVTGSDNFVVQGLIESDFNNKFKTLTKEEKRRKSIKKFETRLSFLDNKKIDENVNVTLKDGARIKKPRQFKK
- a CDS encoding carboxypeptidase-like regulatory domain-containing protein: MLRELLLLIFFLALIKTSAQTTIKVTDARTGKGLAQATLRIDNIRIVTNDDGLAILPKDQEFDNTLIIASYLGYQQAAMTLMQLRQNQLTLKLGPIAYELQEVAVKSISRNPDTIMALVKRNLATNYKGAASPIKNTLFIRTSTLCKPIQAEAEMSKSTKVAKKDLDKVNAELKVFTSNLIKHPPQKVTDMLADYYTAIQIVNGKKIFNSKLLVRKGISFKEDKLAPTPEDTELRGMALLMSHLDTTKLYRIKSGIFGTRDTVIGGKKVKRENPNLRGAKSQIIGVSAKSNLTYNHDFVTKQELYEYTFAGVSNYEEGNYLYRINFSPRKRKAKYAGTLYISPTDYAIVRVDYQLADGKVKSGLNLKFILGVKHADNISKGTLVYEQKACDKSYYLKYASSDEGAYMYINRPLKFIEITDGGKEKVSYDIKVEGDIITRTEYLCLTRAEIAETEFDEAFEKEFAFDEPHVYDAKVWDKYVAENPVPIIESLKKPE